One Ranitomeya variabilis isolate aRanVar5 chromosome 5, aRanVar5.hap1, whole genome shotgun sequence DNA window includes the following coding sequences:
- the LOC143775430 gene encoding uncharacterized protein LOC143775430: MLLCCTQMSDTDVSSSSSVSAIFSSQSESSEPEAARPPPKKHAKNTKVVQHGGHKRKKVPSRLSSPQLPVSKSAAKKKRIVVDEEPLTIHNETLINLVEANPSIWDQSDSSHHDIVKNRKLWDQIICHFDPRYMEKSTTSKKKIADAVHTRWKSIRDRFVRDYRNNHNAQSGSSGKRVTPYVHYDQLLFLQKTLSQRSTICSTAAPRPTEELEPSPVEPTQPEDVSGISEPRSADRSTVAAGVSARLQSQRGRKRATQKDEADAIIVDGLQRVEDMCRSELKDLRREITELQARESVYSANEWKLLFLSYVPVAQNIPAHRNFMFRQRLNELLEEFVGPQEPAPSGTRRMDLPAYNPQYRGRGETSVEPHRQCSSPSYSWADNTPVQYQSL, translated from the exons atgttgctttgttgcacacagatgtcggatacagatgtcagcagcagcagcagcgtgtctgcgattTTTTCGTcacagtcg gagtcttctgagcccgaggctgctagaccaccccccaaaaaacatgctaaaaacacaaag gtggTGCAACACGGAGGACACAAAAGAAagaaggtccctagccgtctgtcgtcgccacaactgccagtg TCCAAGTCAGcggccaaaaaaaaaaggattgtcgttgacgaagagccattgactatccacaacgagacactgatcaaccttgtggaagccaacccctccatatgggaccagagcgacagctcccaccatgacatcgtgaagaaccggaagttgtgggatcaaataatctgtcactttgatccccgatacatggagaagtctacaacctcaaagaaaaaaattg ccgatgctgtccatacccgttggaagTCCATCCGCgatcgctttgtccgtgactaccggaacaaTCACAATGCTCAAAGCGGATCCAGTggtaaacgggtgaccccgtatgtgcattacgaccaactgctctttcttcaaaaaacattgtctcagcgctc cacgatatgcagtaccgctgctCCTAGACCGACAGAGGAACTGGAGCCTTCTCCAGTGGAACCAACGCaacctgaagatgtgtctggcatcagcgagccacgatctgcggACAGAAGCACTGTTGCtgcaggtgtgagtgcccggttgcaatcacagcgtggacgcaagcgagcaacacaaaaagatgaagctgatgcaatTATCGTGGATGGACTCCAACGGGTAGAGGACATGTGTCGCAGTGAGCTGAAAGACCTGAGGCGAGAAATTACCGAGCTGCAAGCACGCGAGTCTGTATACTCTGctaatgagtggaagctacttttcttatcctatgtgcctgtagcacaaaatatcccggcacatagAAACTTTATGTTTAGACAAAGACTGAACGAGCTTCTAGAGGAATTTGTGGGCCCACAAGAACCCGCTCCATCGGGAACTAGAAGAATGGacttgccggcctacaaccctcaatatagaggccgGGGTGAAACGAGCGTGGAACCTCATAGACAATGTAGCAGTCCATCAtatagttgggcagacaatacgcccgtgcAGTACCAAAGTCTTTAG
- the LOC143775428 gene encoding uncharacterized protein LOC143775428 → MQVEEEPSAAAAAPAAAAEGSPRQSQSRRTRRHGRPSASQRAPAEEEDDDDDIDIDCLIEEVREREPLWNMADRRHADTGVTRRLWDEVCRNLFPRRESLHPQQQSKLVGKIRKRWRSLRDRFKREFNDEMKAPSGSAGRKRSKYKYGQALSFLRRTMLSRVTFSSHRAPASSSAPSGAIPPESATEGHVGRPHTSVPSSDPSVLSSDPSVPSTSSAPSSGALLQASLLASDAEQLAFPLPHPSDPATSTPPLGSWRQRQRGQERSYAPEFLHLNASFQGSFKILGEQVTAGFNMVQSRISETSQETSSRLDRLHSAVSPDPANLFFQSMLMSMEKLSFEQQMRVMNTCHNAALQAINESTHTPHRTSTPIPHQAPFPHHTPHYQTQPQYPHQQHYQTQLQSPHQHHYQTPRHSHYPTQSQYPTQSPQQSRPLDQITSPMFSLLNFSLPPTPTPPPSGQPLGLTPTSTAPQTSRVSPPIDVVQPSGTSSSHISTQHFENL, encoded by the exons atgcaagtggaggaggaaccaagt gctgctgctgctgctcctgctgctgccgctgaaggctctcccagacagtcccagagtcggcggactcgtcgccacggtcggccatca gcttcacagcgtgctcccgcagaagaggaggatgatgatgatgacattgacatcgattgtctcatcgaggaggttcgcgagcgggagccgctgtggaacatggctgaccgcaggcatgctgataccggtgtcacccgtcggctctgggacgaagtgtgtcgcaacctgtttccaaggcgggagagccttcatcctcagcagcagagcaaactag ttggaaagattaggaagcggtggcggtcactgagggatcgctttaagagggaattcaatgatgagatgaaggccccgagtggctctgcaggaaggaagaggagcaaatataaatatggccaggccctctccttcctgaggcgaacaatgctaagcagagt caccttctccagccaccgggcgcctgcatcttcctctgcgccctctggagcgatccctcctgagtccgccactgagggccacgtcggtaggccccacacctctgtcccctcctctgacccctctgtcctctcctctgacccctctgtcccctccacttcatccgccccaagcagtggagcattattgcaggcttcattgctcgcatctgatgctgaacagttagcgttccctttaccccacccctctgatcctgccacctcgacaccaccattaggttcgtggcggcagcgccagaggggtcaggaaaggagctatgctcctgagttcttacacctgaatgcatccttccaaggctctttcaaaattttgggagagcaagtgactgctggtttcaacatggtgcaatcacgcatcagtgaaacaagccaggaaaccagcagtcgcttggataggctgcattcagctgtaagtcccgatccggccaacctttttttccaatccatgctcatgagcatggagaagctttcttttgagcaacagatgcgggtaatgaatacctgccataatgctgcactgcaggccattaatgaatcgacccacacacctcaccgcacctccactccaattccacaccaggccccatttccacaccataccccccattaccaaacccagccccaatacccacaccagcagcattaccaaacccagctccaatccccacaccagcaccattaccaaaccccacgccactcccactaccctacccagtcacaatacccgacccagtccccacaacaatcccggcccctagaccaaattacttccccaatgttttccttactgaacttttctcttccacctaccccaacaccacccccctctggtcagcctcttggtttaacccccacttccactgcaccccaaacaagtagggtttccccacctatcgacgtggtccaaccttccggcacatcctcctctcatatctccacccaacactttgaaaatttgtaa